In Gossypium hirsutum isolate 1008001.06 chromosome D01, Gossypium_hirsutum_v2.1, whole genome shotgun sequence, the genomic window TTTAATTCTTGTTAATTTCGAAagtaaaccctaaactcttaaaatttgataaaaaaattcttaaatttaaatttaagaaagATACTCAAACACCCTAAGTTTTAtctattaactaaattttaaattgaaaagatgaacttactatttttttaaataatatttttaatagtgTTATAAAAAGGAATTAAATTGTTTGATATAATCCAAGggtattaatttagaaaaaaataatgttcaagttaaaataaaatgttaaaaattaaaggttaaatgttccgatgaaaaataataatataattgaatgtatgataaaaaaatttaaatctatagTTGAACACGATATGATACACGAATTTCTAAATTAGCTGTAACTGATAGTTACAGTTAGCATAAAAAAGATGAAGACAAAGACAGTAGCAGTGGATAGATTGCGATCAAAGTTGTAGTTGGAAGGGACCTATAATTCAATAATTGATTCTCCAGCAAGCATTCTCCTTGATttttacacacacatatataaaggAGCTGAATTTCCATTAAAATTTGCACAAGTTGTCTCTATCTCAGGCACCAACTTGTGCATTGTCTTATCCTGGAAGGAAAATATTACGAGGATCCTGAATTTCCCAGAATATCAGTCCCCCTATGCCTATGGCTAACTGAAGATAACAATTACAAGTTATACAATAAACCTGAAGCTTAATTCATTTGACTCGTGTGTTAGATATCGGTTACCGGCTATGTTCATGTCGCTGACAGATTGCCTAACAATCCAAATAGAAAGAGAACAGTAGCAAACACTTGCAGTAGAATTTAATGAAGGAAATATGATTTGCAATTACCTGTTGATGCATATATAACTTATAATGTGTATGATAATAACCCTCCAAAAAAATATGTCATAATCAACTTAGAAATACTATTCACAACAACATGAAACTTGAGATTAATAAGTAAAAAATGAAGCTATTAACACAAGGCTTGAGAATCACGATCTTCAACCTCCGACAGTGACTTGACGGGGCATCGTATCGGAGTTGGCCAAACTTGGAATTGGTCCACCATTCTGAGCAGGGTTTATTTCGCCCGATACAGTTATGGCATCCTTGGATTGAGGAAGGTTGATTGGTTTGTTCGGGTTTTCTTCAGGCTTCCCGACACAAGCATCCTGAACAGGGTTCTCCGCCTTCTTTGTTTTCGGTTTTGACTTTCCGGGCTTTTCTTCAGCTTTGGTGGTCTCCTTAGGTTGAACCTTAGGCTGGGGTTTCTTTACAGTCTTCTTGGAAGCAACATTTTCTTCATTACCGTTGGTTTGGGTTCTTTTGGTTGAACAGTTCCGCTCTTGGTTCAAGGACGGGCGAACAACAGAACCATCAACTTCCGAAGGGTTATTTGTTGCAGCAACATTACTCTTGTTCCTTCCGAGCTTTGGGGATATTGCACGCGTAGTTGGTATCTGTGACAATTACAATAGATATCAGATAAAGCTCTCTAGTTTGCTGTGAAAATGCATCGTTTTACTGATATGTCAAGGACAAGCAGAAAATCAATTAACGATCGAGAAGGCTGTAGTTCCCAATCGTTCATGGTGTCCCAGTAAGACAATTCAATATTCATACTATAGATATCACAGTTACCATTATCACACCATATGGACAATGATTAAACACGGTCCAATAATAGGCATATCCAAAACATTCTAAGGCGGGTGTGGTATAAAAGAGCATAAATCTGATAAAAGAATACAAGCCAGGATGAAAtagtaataaagaaaaaaagaaaaccatcAAATTACCTTCTTAAGTTCAACTTTTGGAGGAGGTTCCTTGTAGAAATTCGGCATTGGTGTAGCTTTAAAAGTCAAGCTCTTCCTTAATTGCTTGATTTCCGCCTCCTGGTTCTCCTGCACAACGCAACAAACCACAAAATTAATGAAATGAAGCAGAAAAGTAGGGAACATAGAGAAATATGTTCGTTCGTGTAATGGTTATATTGAAAAGTCATTGCCAAGACCTTTGATTTTGCCTGCAGGTTATTCTTTTCGACTTCCTTAGCATGGATCTTCTCTTCTAGCTTTGAAAGAAACTGGAGAAAAAAATCATGAAAGGGTTACTATAAACTTAATGTAGTTGAGGGCTATCGGCAAACAATGAATTGATGTATATTCCCAACCTCCTTCCTCTTTTCAGCACGTTCCTCCAACCTGAAGGTGAATCCTGACCCACTACTCCTCCTAGTGCTACGAGAGGTGGCACTGCTAATAATCACACAGAAATATTGATTAAACGATAATGATTAATAAAACAAGTTGCATAGCAAATGGAAGTTAAAACTAAAGTAATGACAGTACGAAGTAGTGGAATGGGCATCATCGTCCTCTTTGCTCTGCATTGTAGCTGCTATTGGCTTTGAATCAGCTGATCTGGAAATCATACAGGATTTGTTGAGATCTATTGGCTTTGAATATAAATGCATTAACGGTATAAGATATTAACAGTGTGCAGCTGAGTGATGATAGGTCACTAAGACACTTACTCGGATGATGAAGAGGGCTTAGCAGCCGTATTTCCAGGACCGGACTTTGCCGGCTTATTGCTAGGCAAAGATGCTATAGTGGTCCTTCTAGAAGAAGCTCCACCACCATTTGCATTTGCCGGCTTTGTATCAACATGGATGGATCCGCGCCTGTTGGGATGACTCAAACGAGCTGATCCATTGGAAGAAGGGGCATGAGTTTTTGAGCTTTTCTCTTGGGAATGTTTGAGATCAGTGCTCTTCACAAGACCATCCCCATGGATTCTTCTTGCAGGAAATGAAAGACTTTGAGACAGAACAGGCCTCTGGTTACGAGAAATCAGAACTGCATTTCTCAGATTAGGTTTATCGTTTGTCACCTTATTATTCTTTGCATTACCAGACTCCTATACATAGAAATAGGCACATACACAAACAAGAAATTATGCAAGTGATCAATATAAATAGAACAGCTTGAATGTATGAAACATATGGCACCTTTAAGGTTCTTGACAATTGAGTTTTGGAAACATTTGCAGGAGCTTTACTTGTCTTGCCTTCAGATTTTGTTTCTTGCTGCTTCGAATTTGAATCCCCTTCACCATTAATGTCAGCATCAGCATCATCAtgtacctttttcttttcttctgtaGCAGATTCTTCAATATCTGTTTTTTCACTCACAATTATCTCTTCCTCCACTGTAACCCAATTTTCAGACTCCATGTCCTGCAAAATTACAAGTGATAACCATCGGCATCaacttaaaaacatcaaaaaactTGAAGGCTTTTCTCGCAAGAATGTTAAATCAATGGCATTGCTCAATTAGATTATGAAACTACAGAATTCAACCAAGATCTAGCTTTAAATGAGTGATCATTGTACTGAATCTAAATAGCATGTTCCCTTTTCACATTCTCTACTAAAAAAACACTACAAACTctgatcaaattgaataaaaaacttGATATGAGAATCATCTCAGAATTGAACAAAGATCCAACTAAAAATTCTACAATTAAAACTCTccaagccaaaaaaaaaaagcataagaCAACCCTGACATCAAAAATTAAACCTTAATGAACATAACCAGACAGAATTGCCATAAACTCAAAAAGAAGAGAAACAAAAATTAAGAGTAATTTTTATTACCTTTCTTACAAGAGTTTGGACTTAAGAGAACTGAAACGCAAAGCTTCAAAGACTAAACGAAGAAAGCACTGAATTTGAAAACAAGTaaacaataaaagaaaggaaCTTGAAGGATTAACAAAGAAGTGACAAAATCTGGAACTAAAAGCTAGAAATCCAAACTGGGTTTTGGTTTAAGAGGCTTAATTCATACAAAGTGGCTTACGTAgtgttgagagagagagagagctgtGTGTTTTGTTTGTGTATATTTTTTGAGTTTAAAGGACGAGTTTTTCAATGAACTGGATAGAAAGGTTGATGAAATGACCGTATTGCCATGGATTTGGATGGCTTCTTGCTCCCAATTCAAAGATTTTAACTTGCCCTTTTCCGAAAATTACAAATCATAATGGAGGGAATAAAATCTGTTGTTGATGTCCATAAAAATGAAGTCTTTGTTGTGTTTCACAACTGGTAATTTCCAAATGTTGGGTCTATTATTTGTCTAAATTTGGGACACCACATTTCATTTTGTCaccatttttcaattatttaatcagcttaatatttaatacattactcttttataaatattatcaataaacaaaataattacataccatttaaaattttaatagtattcTTTACCATCATCCTCTTACTATAACCAAATTGATATACTCGTCTTATTCAATCTAACTGAACCAACTTTACAATGGTTGATTCGCTCAGTTacatcaattaatcaacctatttatatatttattatatattataaatatatttaacataattaaaacataatatatacgATGTTGATATGAAACTAAATTGAAggagaaatgattgtatgaaactgtgattttaCGTCATTCATGTCTCTTTctaataggagaatgacaaatcagatgTTAGCCAACATACCAACATAATCGGTGTAACATAAAATTACTTATATTTAAGCCTCTGTCTGAATTAATGTCATCATTGATCTgtatattaaaaagaattaaatattaACCATTAAGAAAAATCACACACTAAATTatcaaaagtaaaaaataacTACCACAAACAATAATCATTAATTTAAAAActattcataatttaaaattttaatttatcatacttccataatataattattattcatcGTCAGAATGAAGGACACAAATTCTggaatatattaaatgtaaatagaAGTGGTCAAAAAAGGAGCTCCATAAATGAAGGTCTGAAATCAGATTGGAAGTATTGGGTTAGAAAATGACAAGTCAAGTTTtattgtgagaaaagggtgtTGGAGATGTGGGAAGTTTCAGGCAACAATCTAACATGTGTTAATGCCAATGTTGCATGGTGCTAATCAATGAATGTCCGGTCTTTAGTTTTGGACAATTTTTTTTGCCCCCATTCTATGATTATTCGAGTATTAAATCACTATTTGGTGTTTGAATTTGACAATAACTCTTATATCGTGGTTTAAGGggaatttagaaaaatatttaggAGTGACCGAGactgaattataaaattttgagagatcaaaatataattttatcatgtattagtttatactttcatatttttttgaaaggactaatcaattttttttttcattttgaaagtcaaagtgtaattttaccatatataaatttataatttaatgattttaaggGGATAAAatctaattttctatttttgaggGTCCTGCCCCTCTTTGTGTTCGCCCTTGTTGgggtctaaaatttttttttgttcaagttagtccttaaactttacaATTTCTCCCATATTGGGACCTGAACTAGACAATTGTTCTCGTATTggggcttgaatttttttttgtccaagttagtcgTGGAACTCGGCAATTATTTCCACATCGGAGCTTGAACTTTAGGGTTTTCAAAGAAATACCGAGGactaacttggataaaaaaagtTTAGGCTCCACTGTGGTAATAATTGTTAAGTTTAAAGACTAACTTGGACATAAAGAGTTCAAACCTCAATACGAAAACAAATGCAATGTTCAaggactaacttggacaaaaaaagttCAGACCCCAAAAAATGAGTTTAAGCTTTTATCTAAGTAAAGAGCGTTGACATTCAAGTGGATAAAAaactcaatattttttattttataaaaaaaagttaaaatatattgttAAGTCTTTGTATTTTGACAAAATTTGGGATCTAATCtttatatataaaaagttaaaattgaattCGTCTTACTCTTTCGATTTAACCTCCCCccaattcaatctcgattaaCTTAACATGTTGATAAAACTGTACTTAATAtattattacaaaaaataaatatccaaattaacaaaatttgacagAAAACACTATTTGTATTTATGATTAGAATaggatttgtaatttttaaattataaggactaaatcataagtTTTGTAAGAGGTATAAGGACTAAGAAGATACatagagaaagaaaaatgaaaatgtagagaattttgaaataaaattaaattgaaagaatgtTGAAAAATGAAGGTGATGGGTTGAGCAAGATCTAAGCCAAATGACCTAACTCACCAACCACAACTTGAAATGTTAGAATCCTATCTTAATCTTTATTAATTAAGTGGGTATTGATATCATTTTAACACCTAAATTTGTCCTTAATTACTGCCTTAAGCAAAGGCATTTTAGTCCaaatagaaacaaaaattcaTTGCTTAAATTGGATTTAAGGCCCAAAAATGTCATTTCACTACCAACCcaataattgaaaataaataaataaacacaatgCACCGTTGAACAACATGGAAAGTTCCCAAAACAATTACAGAACACCCCTCCCCCCTTCAACTTCACGATGTAAGTTGAAATGGAGGAATGGTGGGAGAGGTGTGCAACTAAAAGTAAAAGAGCCGGGGTATGACCCACAATAATCTGAAAGATGACGTGGCAAGACCGAGGAACAGATGCACCTAAGGTAACAGCTGTCACAGAACGTGCATGGTAAGATGAagatttgtttgtttgtttggaGAGACGGACAGCTTCTTTaaatctgtttttttaaggtaaaggATTAATCTTAGCCGTAGGATTAAATGCTGGTGGTCGCTCCCAAATCTCAATCATAGCCTCTcccattaataaagttttcatttttgatttttttttttgttttaaaaatttacaaacataatcaaattagtaataaatataattgaattaaaaattaaaagctaaaataaaattttaacatgtgCATTTCAACCCaaaactcaattttaatttttttaaatctctctctctatatatattttaatgtgtAGGATTTTGCAGGTGGTGAGTTGCAGTCGGGGCCGAAAGAGGGGGAGTCGGCCTTCAAGTGTTGGTTTATAACGCGTGTATCCCACGCGCTATATGTGTGTTTGCAATTTGCATGTGAAGGGTTTTGTCCGTGTCTCTGgatttacttaaaattttgtttttatcatctttttgagAATCCAATGCAATTTTTCGATAATGTCTATTTATTTAATCGTAAgacaagaaaataaacaaaatcaacGGCTTCTCGCTTTTTCTTTAACAAAcgcttttttactattttattatttattaaaataacatgaccttcaattatttattaaaatattattttttgaataataacatattttttttgaaCATCTTTAAATTtcgaaataacaaaaaaattttatcttgtcaaATCGATGTCTGACATGTCATTTCCAGATCTCTAATCCCCACCATAATTTGAGGCCAAAATTAcattaaaatgatattaaatttatgaaaaaaatgattcgtttcttattattttgataaataaatctAAACACATATTATTCAAGTATATAATTGATTTCATCCGTTAATTGGATACTAATTCTATCAATTgagttagaaaattattaaaaaaatattttttataaataataaatattacaatgagaatgtttttgtctttttatattttgttataaaaactaaaaaaaatacacatttaacatctcaattttaccatttgaactaaatttttaattttcaatagtTTACGATTCAATGCAAGTTTTTGTGTTAAACATAATTTGTCAGTAGTTATATTAAGCGAGTGGAGTGatcaaattaacatgtataaattGGATTACAATTTATGTAATTGAGTTCCAACTTTACATCCATTAATTAAAATGTTAGTAGCCTAGATGTTGTACATTAAAGATCTAAGACTGAACTCCTAATTATATTCAACACTTTGTCAATTTGATCTTGTCATATGTGTGTAACCCTCCTAAGACACTTATGATCCCTTTAGAATTTATTCATTTACCAACTTtgcttgtttttcttcttcttcttaaagTTCACTTATATATACTATGAAGTAAATGATCATTCACCCACTAAATGATTTAAGACATTATGACAAAACCCTTAGCCAAGTTCCATTTACATTAACCATATAATGCTTTTAAGAGGATATCATTGGCTCTTGATAAGAGTTATGATTTCATATCTATAAATAAATCTACACCATGCATAAGTTGCATATTCAACGTGCAAACATACTTACTATTTTGAGGATGTTTTGGttcataatacataaaaatatacaagttATATATACGTAATCACATACGTAATTAAGATAAAGGTTAGACACACAataaacatcacaagtgaattgaTCAACAAATGGATTCAAGATCATTCAATTTGGGTCTAGTCCAATATATTATCAATCTAGGCTAATGAATTTATGTCTCTACTTAGAAGTTTCCCCTACTTGGATAACAAGGAACAACTATCTCCCGTGGGGGCTTTAGACAATATAATAGCTCTTATATGAGTTTTTTGCTCATTGTAATTCCATAAACTACAGGAATGTTTAGATTACCAACCATGGAAAGTTGTCTTTCGCATACAAACTCTTTTGTTATAACACTTTCTCACAGTTAAACATAGATAATCAGTGAATTGGTTTGTTTATACCATTTGCTTTACATGCAAGCTACTGGGAACATACTAGCATAGAGATTATTAAATAGCATGCATATATTCTGGTGAATAATCACTTTAAATGTTCAAAGTAATTTACATAGAATATAATGAAATTACAACACTTAGGGCACAAAGTCTAACATTCTCTATATGCAATTATGTCTTCATTTATTTGGTATAACTTATaggatacttatttttaaagTCACAATAGTGCCAATAAAATCAACCATTATaagtactaaattgaattaaCAACTCAGTTCAAACTAATTCACATATTTACATAAAATGTGACTTGAATCTAAGACCTCAAGCTGGACATTGAGCTATGACCTCATTAACTTTTACCTTTTTGTTATCTGTATTTTcttttttagcttattttttcATCTGATTATTTTGTAACGCGATgtatcttttaaatatttatttttttaagaaaaaaattacctTTCTTTTGCAAAGAGATATTTTCTTAGTAtattattttctcatacttaAAGCAAAATCCCATTTATACATTTGGTGATTTCCATAATTCCAGAGAAACTGGATCccaataaagaagaaaaaagaaaaccctaaccAATGATCCAAATTAATGGATGGTGATAGGCTACTTAAAATCAACCGAATCATTTATAATCCCTAATTATGAGGAGATTATTAGCAGTGTTTTATTTTGAGAAGGAATCAAGACATACATAATGGTTGTCCAATCCTTTATTTCAATTAAAAGCTCATAATAATTTGCGTGTTTCATTATTATGTTAATTAATCGAAAGTGACATCACACTAACCTTGCATAAATACAACATTTTAATTTGACAAAGACATGATCATATTACACtccacatcattaaattttaatattttgagatttttatttatttatttccttttgtATGAGTGTAGCattatgatttaaaatatttagaattatttatagcCCATCCCTGAcacttaaataagaggataatacgcttcagcgcactcgaacccataTCTTCTTATACTGACAATAATGTCGATGCTAactgaattaagactcaatcatcTATTTTgagttattaaattaatttatacatTAAATCTAATCACACTAACATGCAAGGCCTAAATAACAAAGACAAGGACAATAACTTGACAATTTAATTGCATTTGTCtactttaaaaaattgaaaacttaatcTCTCTATCTAGTTTGTCTTCGTACTTAAAAAGAGAATTAAGGGATGCAGACCCttcgaatttttaaaattatattttagatcttttaatttttttttaaatttaatttatgtccttaatataaatatataaaaatacagtAAATTATAGTTTGCCCCAAAGttgttttagtttttaatttcttttgccccctttaaagtttatttaaaatttgatttcgtTTTATAAAAGTAATTTTGTATGCTAAATTTGGCAACAATTGTAGTTAAAATctcattaattttattaatttttgtgaaGTGTGCCTCGCATTTCAAACGAAACAGAGTTGACGTCGTGACGAGGATGAGTCGTCATACCGACAATACGATTACGATGTCCCGACAAGAAGTAACGCCTTGTCGCGATAATGTGAAGATGGACGTCTCGATGAACTGATAGTGACGTCACGAAGTGATGACGTGTTCCCCACTCAATCgggtttcttctcctagttaaactc contains:
- the LOC107928206 gene encoding protein WVD2-like 4 isoform X2, with product MESENWVTVEEEIIVSEKTDIEESATEEKKKVHDDADADINGEGDSNSKQQETKSEGKTSKAPANVSKTQLSRTLKESGNAKNNKVTNDKPNLRNAVLISRNQRPVLSQSLSFPARRIHGDGLVKSTDLKHSQEKSSKTHAPSSNGSARLSHPNRRGSIHVDTKPANANGGGASSRRTTIASLPSNKPAKSGPGNTAAKPSSSSESADSKPIAATMQSKEDDDAHSTTSATSRSTRRSSGSGFTFRLEERAEKRKEFLSKLEEKIHAKEVEKNNLQAKSKENQEAEIKQLRKSLTFKATPMPNFYKEPPPKVELKKIPTTRAISPKLGRNKSNVAATNNPSEVDGSVVRPSLNQERNCSTKRTQTNGNEENVASKKTVKKPQPKVQPKETTKAEEKPGKSKPKTKKAENPVQDACVGKPEENPNKPINLPQSKDAITVSGEINPAQNGGPIPSLANSDTMPRQVTVGG
- the LOC107928206 gene encoding protein WVD2-like 4 isoform X1, translating into MESENWVTVEEEIIVSEKTDIEESATEEKKKVHDDADADINGEGDSNSKQQETKSEGKTSKAPANVSKTQLSRTLKESGNAKNNKVTNDKPNLRNAVLISRNQRPVLSQSLSFPARRIHGDGLVKSTDLKHSQEKSSKTHAPSSNGSARLSHPNRRGSIHVDTKPANANGGGASSRRTTIASLPSNKPAKSGPGNTAAKPSSSSESADSKPIAATMQSKEDDDAHSTTSSATSRSTRRSSGSGFTFRLEERAEKRKEFLSKLEEKIHAKEVEKNNLQAKSKENQEAEIKQLRKSLTFKATPMPNFYKEPPPKVELKKIPTTRAISPKLGRNKSNVAATNNPSEVDGSVVRPSLNQERNCSTKRTQTNGNEENVASKKTVKKPQPKVQPKETTKAEEKPGKSKPKTKKAENPVQDACVGKPEENPNKPINLPQSKDAITVSGEINPAQNGGPIPSLANSDTMPRQVTVGG